In one Papilio machaon chromosome 15, ilPapMach1.1, whole genome shotgun sequence genomic region, the following are encoded:
- the LOC106721042 gene encoding U6 snRNA-associated Sm-like protein LSm3 yields MADDGENVSVMTVKEPLDLIRLSLDERIYVKMRNERELRGKLHAYDQHLNMVLGDAEETITTVEIDEETYEEVYRTTKRNIPMLFVRGDGVILVSPPVRVGV; encoded by the exons ATGGCCGATGATGGTGAAAAc gtGTCGGTTATGACTGTGAAAGAACCCTTAGACCTTATAAGGCTAAGCTTAGATGAGAGGATTTACGTTAAAATGAGAAATGAACGAGAATTACGAGGCAAGTTACAT GCTTACGATCAACATTTGAACATGGTTTTGGGAGATGCAGAAGAAACAATAACAACAGTTGAAATAGATGAAGAGACATATGAAGAAGTTTACAGAACAACAAAACGGAACATACCAATGTTATTTGTAAGAGGTGATGGTGTTATACTTGTATCACCTCCTGTACGAGTGGGAGTTtga